Below is a genomic region from Bacillota bacterium.
TTTCCAAGTCACCACTATTTTTAATGAATGTGGTTGCAAATGTATGTCTCCATTTATGAGGTGTAATATTTTCTGTGATATTTAGCTTTATTTTTAAGCGATATATAAAGCTTTCAACAGAAGATGTTGTCATGATATTTTTTGTATCAAAATCAAAGAAGATGTAATCATCAATATTATGCACAACAATAAACTTCCTTAATAATTGACTTGTTGATTCAGTAAAGCACACATAACGATCAACATCTGTTTTTGTGATTTGAACATGAATTGAATTTGTGCCAAAGTCTATATTTTTAAGTTTGATATTGATTATTTCATTCATGCGAAGACCTGTATCAAGAAGAAGTTTCAAGAACACATAATTTCTAAAGACATTCTTATCACCCATATTTTTCTGATAATAGTTAAATATTTTATTAATTGTACTTGCTGAAATAGTAGGTATTATTTTTTTCTGTTCTTTAAGCTTTGAGAATTTGAGGGATTTATTACATGTATAAGATATTAAAGATTTAATAGCACCAACAAATTTATTTAAAGTTGAATTTGCAATTTCCGGATTTCTTTCTTTTTGCGACTTAATAAAAGATACTATGATAGTATTTGTTATTTCATCACAATCATAATCCCCCAGGATATCACTAATAACGCTTAAATACTGCTTATAGAAAGCGTGAGTGCCTTTTGCCTTGGTGACACTGATATAATCCATATATTCAATTACAGCTTTAGATACTGTCATATTATCACTCCAATACAATTGTTAAATATTTGCAAAAATTAAAGGTTACAATGTTACACAGTGGTATAAGGGTAATACTATACCTTTTACCACTGTGTTTGGAGGTGGGTTGTCCTACGCTGACCCAACCACACCACCCAATAGCTTACTGTACAATGTGTACAATTCTATTATACTGTCCATTTTGTACAATGTCAAGAAAAATATGTCCAATATGTACAATTGTGTTATAATATGATTGTGAGGTGAGCACATGAAAGAGTATGAATTATTAAAAAATTATCGTGTATATAGAGGATTAACACAAAAGCAAGTTGCAGAATCACTTAATATGACACATTCTGGCTATTCAAAATATGAAAGAGGCGAAAGGAAAATAACAATTGATTTATGGATGGAATTGAGTAAAATTTTAGATATACCATTTAGCGCACTAGGAACTGCTAATAATCCAGACTATTTAGAACAACAATATCTATATAATTACTATGAACAATATAATAAAATGGCAGAGGATATTATAAGTAACAAAGATAAACTATCGGATTCTGAAATAAAGAGTGCATTTAACATATTTAAAAACACATACGAACGCATTGAAACTGAAAAAACTAAACTTCTTGAAATTATTAAACATGATGACTTTGATGAATTAATAAAGAAACTTAAACTTGGTGACATCTTTAAAACTATTTATAAGTAAAATGATATTTAAGATTGGTTGGAGGGGAAATGGGAAATAAAGGTAAACAAAAAAAAGAAGTAATAAGGGAAGAAAAATCGAGTAAAAAAGAAACTCGTCTTCTCGAAAAGGTTGGAGCACTGCTTATTCATAATAATGAAGAAAGAGATATCACGGAAAAAAATAAAAAGATATGTATAGCCTACTTTGCCATATTTTCTGTTCTTATATTCTTTTTCTTGAGTGGCATACTATGGATAATATTTAATAAATTCATTAATTTTGAATTGGGAGTATTTCTAGCATTGTTTCTTATTGATGCTATTTTGTTATTGATTAAAGCCACTTCTATCAAAAGAAGTACTAAGAACTTTAAATTTGATATTTGGGATATAATTGCCATTATAAATGGAGCAATTGCGATTTTATCAATACTAATAGGACTAGGCAAGTATTTTTAGTTAACTAGAGGTTTTACTCAAGCCATCTATAGTAGGTTTTTATTCTTTACATATGATATAATTAAGTTAATAATTTTTGATTATGGGGGAAATTAATGGAAATATATGGAAATAGTGATCTAAATTATATTGCGATTAATTTTAAGGTAATGAGAATAATATCTCTAGCAATATTAATTTTGTTTAATGTTTTTTTCTTACTTTTGAAACCACAAATATCTGACACCATAATAATTTTTTGTATCTCGACTATTATATTCTTATTTGTGTTCTTCACTATTTTTTGGAAATATCTAGCAATTGACATAAATAAACAGATTCTGTCATATAGAGGATACTTTGGCAAAAAACATAATATTGACTTATCTAATGATATCAATGTTGTTATTCATATTAAGATTTATATGCGAGAAACCAAATTCAATAAAAGGCAAGTTGTGTTCTCAGCTGTTTTCTTGAAGGCAACTACAAAATTAATAAAAATA
It encodes:
- a CDS encoding helix-turn-helix domain-containing protein, with translation MKEYELLKNYRVYRGLTQKQVAESLNMTHSGYSKYERGERKITIDLWMELSKILDIPFSALGTANNPDYLEQQYLYNYYEQYNKMAEDIISNKDKLSDSEIKSAFNIFKNTYERIETEKTKLLEIIKHDDFDELIKKLKLGDIFKTIYK
- a CDS encoding site-specific integrase; protein product: MTVSKAVIEYMDYISVTKAKGTHAFYKQYLSVISDILGDYDCDEITNTIIVSFIKSQKERNPEIANSTLNKFVGAIKSLISYTCNKSLKFSKLKEQKKIIPTISASTINKIFNYYQKNMGDKNVFRNYVFLKLLLDTGLRMNEIINIKLKNIDFGTNSIHVQITKTDVDRYVCFTESTSQLLRKFIVVHNIDDYIFFDFDTKNIMTTSSVESFIYRLKIKLNITENITPHKWRHTFATTFIKNSGDLETLRLLLGHSNLKTTQKYLHLSRNDIVDNYQKIMN